The DNA segment AAACAAGGTTGCGAAGGAAAATAATAGCACTTGGCTAGCAATGCTTAAAGAAGCAAACCTTTATATATCACTTGATGTGTTTACAAGAAGGAATTTCAAGGCTATATGTAGCCATCCTATCAAGGCATATGACAAGTCTCAACCAAATGAAAATACTCATAAATTACAAAAAGGAAAAGACGTGGAAATGAAAAGACATAACTTACATGAAATGAAAAGACTAGGAAAATGGAAAGCAATAATTGTCCATGATACACAatttagggtgtgtttggtatgtgataaaagtagagagttgagttaagttgagttggtaattattatctggagaattaaattatttgggaagttaaattgtttgtgtttgtttgtaaagttgagttgagttggtaattattgtctgtgtttgttggGCAGAGTTTAGTTGAGTTGGAggatctgatgcagtttttttgtgaatgagattagttctattttttctgtttgtttttttatttcattattttattttttagttttatgctttgctattgttgattaattttcaaatatacacgtattttctcaaatcatttatgacataaactggacaatttcaatttttttctcaatttgtagaatataatatattctttttcatatattcttttcaaaaactataataattctaattctcttcaatcggtaaaacatatcaacaaaatatatttcatattgctgctcaattaattggtatattgtatattgtatgtatatatattgaatgtatgtatatatattgaaggtaattatcccaattactaattggtatattgtatgtatatatattgaatcttgctaacttaactttattatttcacatatcatacagtttatttttatataatatggatggTATATTTGGGGATCCAAATGGCAGAGAtgagagaagagagaaagaaatgaaaatagaatcCAAAGGTttgacgataaaaaaaaaaaaaaaaaaaagaatctggATCTAAACGGCAAAGAtgagggaagagagaaagaaatgaaaatatattgatttttagggttagttttGAGGAGGTAAAAAAGAGGAGTTTTGATTGGGTAAAAAAGGGAGTTTTAATAACCCATAGGTTTTCTTTATGACTTAACAAACATGGGTAATAAATACCCACCCAACCCAAtaactcatacccatttatcaaacacctcCTTAAAGGTTTGGACCCATTTTGACTCTTTTTCTTAATAAGACTTAATGTGTTTGCTTGAATTTGAAAGAGGAGACTTGACTCCACTTTATGTTGGTCTTTCTTGAATTGAGTTGAATGAATCTTTGAGAGCAGTGATTGTAAATTTATCTTGAGATTTACTAGCATAAAACTTGTAGTGAAAAGATCCAACATCTCCCTTTTAAGTTCGAGCTCAATGTCTCACCCATGCTTGAACTGAACATGAAGCAACAGAACTTGCTGAATTTTCTTTGATCTTGTGATTGGACCTTGAGGCATGACAATGAAAGTTCCTCGATTTATGTCAGTATTCATCATGCTCAAAAGTCACAATATAACATGTCTGATTGGAAGTTTTAGTAACTTTCAGTAAAGGTCGTGAGTGCATGTTTGAACTGCAAACCATCTGCAGAGGCAGAGCCAAGAACAAAGGGAGGGACAAATCCTCTAATTTGCCCtatcaaaaaaaataattactagAAAAAAAAGGTTAGGATTTTAAAACTCACACTCTAATTTGCCCTCTTTATTATTTAGAATTGAAAGATTGCATATAAAAACTGTTGGATTGTAAAGTTTTGCTCCCTAATTTCCCAGCTTTGCCCTGCTTCCAGAGCTCTATACCATTTTGAGGAAAGTATTTTTAGTCGTAGAACATGCCTATcgtcacatgaatgatttgttcTCAACATCACGATTCATGGAAGGCTTTGCTTTCTCATTTCTTTGTATCATAAAGTTTTGGACAAAGCAAGGAACTATGAAGCTCTTTCCCCATTTCaaactaataaattaaatgatCCATTTGCAGCAATGATGCTTATGACTTCAGTACAGGAGCTGATAAGAACAAAAAGGAGTCAGTTGTAAAACTTGTTGGCAGGTAAAGTTCACACCACTCTCTCTTCTAAGGCCCCTTCGAATTTCATAATCttgtttcattttcttctaTTGTACAGAATTTGTTGACTTCTTGTTTGTGTTAAATTTATGGTGCAATAAGCCCCACAGGAACACTTGTTGCTGCCTACACTTTTCTTGCTCTTGGCTTCCTGGGGTTGACATGGGCATCTTTGGAGGCCGGGAACCTGCGTTCAATATTATTTCTAGCCTTTTCAATTGTTTGTGGCTACATATATCAGGTAACATCTGAATTTAACCCTCTGCACAAGACTTTATTACAATGGCATCATATTTGTATTGTATAAGGTCCTCTAGCTCCCATTGCCTTGTAAACCaaaattttgtttccttttcacCTGCTGTTTTACGATACGCTACCTGTTGAAACTGAAACCTAAGTTGTACACTCTACTACCTAAAGGCAATAAATAGattgttttgaattttgagttattTTTATGTGCAAATTTCAGGTACAAATGGAAACTAGATCCAAACTAAGACATGATAAAAGACAAGTAAATTGTCGACTAAACCTAAATGTAGGAGCACCTATATCTTCCAAAATACTGAAAGTGAGGAGATTTTATAAGAAACTAAACTTCTATTAAGAAGAACGAAGAGCAAAGGCTGAGAAGGGTGAAGGAAAACAAAGTTACAAACAAGCACCCTGGTGCGGGTGATCAATAGTAGTGAAATGTTTACAACAAAGAAAAGGGTTTATttgaaatatacaaaatatgAAAACCATTTTAGCTGAAAAGGTTTAACTAAAAGTTTGGTTTTGTTAGATAGTAAAAATGGGGAGCTCAATATTTCTGGACGGCTTCCACAATCCAAAAAATGCTATATTTTTATGTGTGTACTTGATGGCATAGAGAACTTGGAACTATTTTAAGATAGAGAATAGTCTAAATCTTGTCAAGGCTTAGCATTCAAAGCCCAGTTTTGATATCAACCACTATGTGGTTTTTAAAGTCAGAGGAAGAATTGAGGAGAGAATCAAAAGGTCTTTTTCATATTCGATCATGAAGGAAAAATCTAGTACAGTTAACTAGAATTAAATGAGCATAACGTCTATGTTACAATAATGTGAGACCAGATTTAGGAGAATAACAACCAATTCATATTTTCAATCTACTGAGAATTGTCTCTGTTGCAGTGTCCACCGTTCCGGTTAAGCTACCAAGGATTGGGGGAGCCCTTGTGCTTTGCCGCCTTTGGCCCATTTGCTACAACAGCGTTTTACTTATTACAGAGTAACGCCAGGTTATTTCAATTGTTTGGTTAGGATTTGTAGTTGTTTTGTCTAGTTTTGCATATTGACTGTCTGGTCCACAGGGAGATGAGATATCTTCCCATATCCAATACAATTCTTTCTGCTTCTATCCTCGTGGGAATGACAACAACTCTAATTCTCTTCTGCAGCCATTTTCATCAGGTACTTGTCCCctcaagagaaagaaaaaagaaaagaaaaaaaatgaaaaaaaaccaaacatgCATATTCTTAATTCTTCTGTTGGTTTATTTTAGAGGTCATTTAACCGACACCGACATTATTGTGCATAGGTTGAGGGAGACGGAGCTGTAGGAAAAATGTCTCCTTTGGTAATGTATTCACGCAGCTTcagtttttcaaaaatattaggTGGTTACACTTTAGTTTTACATGTGCCTGTGTTAATATCATGCAGGTAAGGCTTGGCACAGAAAGAGGTTCCAAGGTGGTGAAGGTTGCAGTAATTATGCTCTATGTGCTTCTGTTTGCTTTAGGTTTAAGCAAGAGTCTTCCATTTACTTGCATTGTAAGTCCATTCTTAAAACAAAAGGCTTCTTTTCTAAACTGTAAAGTTTActaatctttcattttttttttttttttttcttttgtttcattgTAGTTCTTTTGTGGTCTTACTATTCCAGTGGGCAAGCTGGTAGTTAGCTTTGTTGAAGAAAACCACAAGGTGATTCGCTAACAATTTAGGCCCTGTTTGATaacgattttgtttttagtgttttgtttttgaaatgtaTGCTTGTTTCCTCCCAATTTCTCTTTCACCTATCTTAAAAAAACACTTGATTACTAGTCAAATTCTACAAAATCAAGCTTTTTGTTTTCGAaacttggtttttgaaaacacaagtagttaagttttgaaaacacaAGTAGAAGGTGAGTAACAAAACATAGAAACTTATAAGTtagtttttagaaacaaaaaaccaaataattatcaaacatgaTGTTACTTTTCAGATCTTACAGTCAACAACTAAATGGTTAAGTCAATAGGTATTCTTGCTACTAAACCAAAGAAaacttctctttttttcttaataGTGTAGTGGTACAGTGTGTTACCAAATGGAAGTGCTAACAACATCATGAAGATGGTTATATAAAAATGTGAAATTAGTAGAAATACACTGTCattttttattgttatattgAACTAAATTACTGATTTTTCCCCCCTTCAAATTTACAGGATAAACAGAAAATTTTCATGGCCAAGTATTTCTGCGTGAGGTTACATGCCATATTTGGAGTTGCATTGGCTGCTGGATTGGTTGTAGCTAGATTGATCTCTATTACTTCGTTTTAAGCTTGCGTTCAGTCGTAACTAACAATGTCTTGAGCTAC comes from the Benincasa hispida cultivar B227 chromosome 5, ASM972705v1, whole genome shotgun sequence genome and includes:
- the LOC120078564 gene encoding 2-carboxy-1,4-naphthoquinone phytyltransferase, chloroplastic isoform X2; the encoded protein is MPMASILCLPTHHGGLKNKLDDYLCRTPITPRSRRRQLGLCRKVHFRGLLSKCKATEFDSRPQETGEEDVAMGTLIWRAIKLPIYSVALVPLMVGSAAAYFQSGNFSTRLFVVILASSVLIISWLNLSNDAYDFSTGADKNKKESVVKLVGSPTGTLVAAYTFLALGFLGLTWASLEAGNLRSILFLAFSIVCGYIYQCPPFRLSYQGLGEPLCFAAFGPFATTAFYLLQSNAREMRYLPISNTILSASILVGMTTTLILFCSHFHQVEGDGAVGKMSPLVRLGTERGSKVVKVAVIMLYVLLFALGLSKSLPFTCIFFCGLTIPVGKLVVSFVEENHKDKQKIFMAKYFCVRLHAIFGVALAAGLVVARLISITSF
- the LOC120078564 gene encoding 2-carboxy-1,4-naphthoquinone phytyltransferase, chloroplastic isoform X1; amino-acid sequence: MPMASILCLPTHHGGLKNKLDDYLCRTPITPSSHLGRLSSSSLSTDARKFACRSRRRQLGLCRKVHFRGLLSKCKATEFDSRPQETGEEDVAMGTLIWRAIKLPIYSVALVPLMVGSAAAYFQSGNFSTRLFVVILASSVLIISWLNLSNDAYDFSTGADKNKKESVVKLVGSPTGTLVAAYTFLALGFLGLTWASLEAGNLRSILFLAFSIVCGYIYQCPPFRLSYQGLGEPLCFAAFGPFATTAFYLLQSNAREMRYLPISNTILSASILVGMTTTLILFCSHFHQVEGDGAVGKMSPLVRLGTERGSKVVKVAVIMLYVLLFALGLSKSLPFTCIFFCGLTIPVGKLVVSFVEENHKDKQKIFMAKYFCVRLHAIFGVALAAGLVVARLISITSF